Within Spinacia oleracea cultivar Varoflay chromosome 4, BTI_SOV_V1, whole genome shotgun sequence, the genomic segment AACTACTACGTAAGAggttaaaaatgaaaaataaaacttatattaaaaattaattatactgatcaaaattgattttgtcATGCATatgtaaattaatttcattataaaaaatttattaaatattattgTATCAATATCACTAAGGGATGCATATATCATTATTCTTTTATATAATGTTATGTTATACTACGTATGTGAGTAAATGCCAAATGTATTTGAGAAGTTTGTACTCCATAATAAGTTGATGTAGTTTGGAATATTAACAGATCCAAGGAATTGAGGTACATATCACATGGAGATTGCAATTATGGAAAGTGTGTATGTCGTATTGATTTATTTGAGAACTTCTTAGaccatttttgcaaattggtcaCCGCTTCCTGCGTATTAGATAAGCAACAAACAACATTGTGtgtgatgtatgattaaatatTTGTATGGACTATATACACTATTCCATATATTATTGCCATTTGTTTCTTGCATTACACTGTTTTTCAGTCAATCACATACAAATTGTATGTCTACTGAATAAAAGTTACTCTCTCTATTCCTAAATAATTGTTGTTTTACCTAACTTACTTATTATGTTCCTAAATAAGTAtcgattttaaaatattaatgtaACTTCCGCTTCAATGACTTAAATTATTGCAGGTAAATACTGGTCACTAATGTGGAATTATGGGGAAACTAAAAAGACATTCTTAGCTAGGAAAAGTGAAAGTTAGATACGGACTAGCTAGAATATTTCCTAGAGAAATTTAGGAGGATCGAAATTTTAACTATTACTACACGAAATAATGAAACCCAATGTTTTAAATTAATGATTAACTGATTATAGTTACAGGACAAAGTAATATCTCATTTTACTCACAtttaggaacagagggagtattgtgCAATTGTAGTTAATATATATCATTATTAAGATACACATTAAATGTTACACGGAAAAGTCAACTACATACACCATATTTTGAGATAACAAGTTAAGTTAAAATTTCTCTTAGCAATATTCCCCCGCTAGTTTAAAGTTTGCTCCATTTGACTTTTCAGGTCTTCAAGAAGTATAGAAGAAGCGTTACATATAAGGACCTTTGACTTGTGGAATTAGAAAGTTGGAGGTAGAGAAAGTTCCCATAGGCAGACATGCAATTGAGTTTGAGAAACTTTGTTGTTGCATGTTTTCTGCTTGAGTTTTGGTGCAAATGGAACAATGTACAATTACAAAATAGAAGCTAGCTTTTGATTTTAATTGATGCTTAATTAACGACCGTGTTTGGTTGCatcttattatttaattaattatctttaaAATAACATAACATAATTGTACATAGCTGTTTTCTTTGTTGTTAGTCCGTGGCATCCGTGCTACTTGCCAGGACAGACTTGTATGGGCCGAAGCTACAATTTCGAATTGATGAAAAAACCAGAAATATCATGCAACTATTTACTATACTATTCCCCCAACAAGTTGAAGGATGGCCaactatttataaaaaaaataaaaaaataagagagagtgagtggaaaattgtaaatattatggAGTAAGAAGGGTAAAATAGTAAATTTTTatgtcaaaaaatagaataaaacgtgtaaagaacattatgaaacagactaaaactggaagtgtaaatatcattttgaaacCGGGGTAATAGTACATTGATGATTAGAAAGTATTcgtagaatatagtacatgtaaAAAGGAATAAAAGTGCATGGAGAAGGGAATATGAgaagttttttcaaaaaaaaattccccaaatgagggtaatatGAAAAGTACTTTACATTCGAATAAGGAAATAAGACTataattgtaacaccccgacctctaattcaattatttaatcataattagcagcggaattaacctaattcgatcgggacattacctgccgtaactccctcttgggaattacaaggcaactatcaatcataagctattaaactccaaaattaacataatcatccttctcaattctttaataaaagtacgtaacttaatcaagaatctttacttaaacttgttacaacttaacattaacttaggtgaacttggtaatagtgaaatcctcgccactactcgtttccgtggtccccagcagtacctaaaacggaaaacaaaacggtgagccgaagactcagtaacgagttaccctagcatcgtaacatcatttcaattcattttatttaataaacagggagaatagaatatagtaaaacatttaataaatcaatatttcagaagcatcatttcaaaaacatcatttcaggaacattaatttcaggaacgtcatttcattaatctttttccttttaacagtattattctggtcatcatgactttacaggaaaacatggtaggacgtctcctacgaacaggggaagccagtgcttcataacagggggagtcaatgctccataacaggggaagccagtgcttcatttcagggggaaccttggttccatatcaggggaagccagtgcttcttatcagggggaaccttggttccatatcagggggaagcttggttccatatcaggggaacccagtgcttcttatcaaggggagcctgggctccatatcaggggaacttgaccagttcttaaactttcatttatcatgtttacatttctttagttgaacattaatcaggaaaatctcaatcattcagggtggttcaataaaccattaaatctcgttatttcataaaatcgttTCTTTCCGGAATAATAAtccattaaatcaatactttgcataaagctgcattatcgtaaaacaattcaatcaaatcatacttgtaatcctgcaattcataaaacatcattataaaacataatcattcataacatcattcataaatacatttcgaagggaatgcgggtactagcaataaccgttacctcaattccgcgatttgctaagccttttcgttggttcgttcttcctgagctccgagcccgaattctttcaaaatatcaaattgtCGAATTAGTtcttaaaacgataaatactttaaaatcgacattttataaataatgaatttatagatattgaattttaaaataatgaattaaataaaaatataatttttataaattattgaaaatattattaaacggcatttcaatcaatatatatatatatatttcataaatagATTTACACGAAAAATTAacgaaattattatttaaatccaattttcagccaaaatatatatatttaaaacaTCATTTAAAAATCTGTATTATCACAATATTTGAGCAAGTGACAATTTATTTCATAAAACGTAGCATTAGTACGTAGATTGGACAAAATACTCTCATTGAGTTATTGGGCCCAAGTGAAGGGATTGGGCTTGATTTGTGGGAATTAAAACCAACGTTCCTAAATTGGAACGTGGTTCCTGGCTTTCTGGAAAAATCGAAGCAGAGAAAAAGCAGGGGAGGGCAGAGCAACATACACGACAGAGGAAGGAGGAAAGGAATAAGGGACGGCGGGTCTGTGCGCGGAGGAGGCGGCACGCCAGAACGGAGGCGCGGTGGCTGAGCGCGGAGGAGAGATGGCAGGGGAGTCGATTGAGGAGGGAGAGCGACGAAGGGTGTACGGTGGTCGATTGAggaggagggagagagagagcggCAAAGGGAGTGGTGGAGCGCGACGGCACCGCCTTGCCGGCGGATGGACGCGAAGGACAGAAAAGACAGGGGAGGGGTGCGAAAACCAGGAAGCAGGGGAGTTTGAGTGGTGGATTTGGGTCGGGTTCTTGCCGGCGACGAAGGTAGGTGGGATGAGTAATGGTGGTAGGGCGGTGGTGGTCGGCCAACGAAGCTGGGAGGTGGGGCGGTTAATGGTGGCAGTGGTTGTTGGTGGTGACTGATGGTGGTGGGAGATGGTTCGAATCAAAGAAACTgagaaaatgaaattgaaatttgattttttttttttggttggaaTTTAGTTGAAATTGTATCTGATTTGTAGAGTCAAGTAGAGTGAATGAGAAGGAAAATGGCTTGGAGATCAAGGCATGAATcaagactgaattgagggaaggagaggaatgaagagttcacttcattcttgctgtgTACGTGGAGAgtaaagagaagaagaaaattggCATTTTGGCTTTGTAagggcattttagtaatttcacttacttaggcaagaattcagaaaattgatctctatttttaggaaactaattgGAATAgaaaagtttaattaaaaccaagttttaaaataattatttataaaaatatcgttaacgaaaaataaatttagttttcgaatgagaacgttccgaaattattaaaaatccgaaagaAATCACGGAATAATTTAGATTTTTAAAAAGTAGCTTAATCTcgaaaaatttgaaatttaatcatagaatctgaaaattaataaatcgtgtaataatattaaaaatttaagcgaaataaaacttcgttaattaaaataaagtttgaaattaatatttaaaacgattttaagctaaataaaaataattaagcatgattaatcaaatttaaaaacttcggggtattacaataaTATAGGACGTCTAATTTGAAATACAAGACTATTAATTTTAGTTCGGAGGGAGTAAATATAATAGCAGctaaatctattactatatactaaaagagacaccaggaatgacacgtgtcaattcctggtgtgattttttcccgccaaaaccactttcccaaaaaagtgtatatattttgttttatctttattctctacctttttttataaactatttatgttgaaaacaaattttagtttactccctctgtcccggaatactcgacccggtttgaccggcacagagtttaagggacttgaattgacttatttaatttaataggtagtaattgatagtggggtattattttaatgtagttagtgggaaatgtgtgaaggggtagggttgggggagagtaggggttgaatttttaattattttttgtatggagtagggggtaggtgggttaataggcgtggagtgagaaataatataatattgttagaatatttccatttttagaaacaggtcaagtattaagggacggcccgataaggaaaacagatcaagtattccgggacggagggagtataaattatggcaataataggtatgacgtaataataattattctaaattggtaatatttttagtcaaatcgcgatattattttggtcaaattatcatattagcatcttaaatatgcatattagatgaataaatttaaacgagtatgttaaaaatgttataactacgCAGTAGTTTGAGaaatattcagttaaatattttgtgaaaaaaataatcaaaaaccgtgcgtgcacgggatctaatctagtatagACTAAGAGATTGAAAGAGTAATTAATTCAATCATAACAATTTGGTATATATACGACGTATGAGATTATAATCATTCATTTATACTTGTATATGTTATCAAAAGAATAAATCATTCATAGTAAAATATTACATCTTCAATGCAGCTGCTACAAAATTTATGACAATGTGTATCTTTTTTGGTGGAGATCAATATTCTCATTTGGTGTactaataaatatttattaattaatgtgGATTTTCCATATCTTTCACGTTCTAGATCAAGGTATTAAACTTATAAGTGGAGAGACCGACGGCCGCTTGTTTGGTGATTGATAACATGCAAATGGCGTCAAGTACAATAAATTTAAGTGTAATTTGGTAAAGAAAATAATATCATACGAGTAATATACGTAGTACATGATAATGTCATCTCATCCCCAAATTTAAATTTTCGGCCCCAAAAGTAATGAAGATATATGGAGAAAATAAAATACTGTACTTTTTAGGTGAATTAGGATCATCTAGTCCTGGTATATACTCGTGTAGTCATATTTGACATTTCTTATATATTTGCAAATTACAACATAAATGCATTTATATTTGCCTCCATTTATTACTGACTATCCAACCTTGTCGTTAAAGGCAAGAAATAAATAAGGTCATCTCACATGAAGGAGAGACCAATTTATGAGCCAACTATACTACTACATGATAGGCAAAGCAAAGGAACATAACATCAAAATCAAGAAAGAGACGCTAAATTTCGCCAAAGTAACCGCAATATAAATGACAAAAATAACGTCAAAACGAACGATACACAAAAACAGAGCATGAGTGGCAAATTTAACAGCTATCCTTTCCGAATTGGAAGAGATATTTTTCGAATTAAAAGAGACAAAAATGTTTAAAGAACGATGGAGGGTAGCTAATTAAGTTCGTCCCGTCTCTTCGAAGACATCTGATATAACTGTAACGATACACGCTTAACTTCGTCCATGTGATATTATACAGTATCAAAAAGCTTAATTTCTGGATCAAGCCATAAGGTTGATTAGTAGATTAGTTGGTAGTGATTATTGGCCAAAAAGTTGTTATCATATCCAAGTCGATCGATCCATTGTAAAGGAAAAAAATACTAAAGTTTCACAAGATAATGCACGCTTTATACTTAGCTTGACTTTTTGTACTATTTACGTGGAGTGTTATGattttatattttcaaaatgccaattttttctaattttcatTTCTTGGTAATTAACGATGGTATTAATCAAAGTTATGCATCAACAAACATAAAAAGACAAAACGTACGTTGTAAGTAAATGAGAACAGAAGGCGAAGGAGTAATTCACATTTCACAATGCCTATTAAAGTATTAATcacataaaatttgttaatcaaaaaattgaaaaaacagttgttattttttttactgTAATCTCATGAAGGTATATATAGGACTAATACTATTGTACATACTCCGTACTAGCTAGCTAGCTAGTAGTTGTTAATTTACGAAGAACACCTAATGAGAGAGATGAGGCTGGAGAAATAGTCTTCGCTACAAGGAATAGTAAGACCACCCATAGGATGTTCAAACCCGAACTCTTCCTCCACAACATCAAGTACATTTTGAAATAAAGGGTGGTTCAAATAAGATATCGGGATAACTTGCCTCTTCTTGTAAGTCTCTCCCACGTACACTACTACGTGACCTTTAGGTACATCCGCAGTTGAACTAGGAGTTGATCGTACCTTCTTGTTAGATAGAGTTCTTTGAAGAATTCTCTTTGCATGCATTTTCTCCATCAATTGAATACccataattaataatatttctttgattcgatcaattcttttgaaaaaacaaaataataagtatatatttttgtttatttccTTTTTAGTAGTAACTTGACTTGAAAGTGTGAGTGTGAGTGTGAGTGTGAGTGTGAGTGTGAGTGTGAGTGTGAGTGTATGAAATAATGTTAATGAGTACAAGAGGTTTATATAGTGGGGGTGTAATTAGAGGAGGGTATAAATGTAATTACTCTATTATTTGCGGATCACACCCACGGATTGTTAGTTGTATATATTGAGCATTTAGTAGACAATGGAGGCCCATTCTTTTAAATGATTACCCAATTTGCCTTTGGCAAATGTCCAAGGCATTGCATATAGTCTTGAAATGTTAATTTCTcccaaaataaattttaaacaaaatgaaaaaaaaaaatctttaattaaattaaattcatttcaaaAAAATGAATTTAGGTATGTATATTGTTTTGTTTGGTGTATAACTACTATTTATTCTTTGTGGTTATGTTTGAAAAGGATTATCATTCAAGTTGTTGGAAATGGGCCCAAATTTTCAATAAGGACTTGACCACAAAACTAGAATGAAGCTTTTGGACCAATTTTGCTTTTTAGACATCAAAAAAGAGGGAGACAAAGACATACCACATGCTAATACGTGGGTTATATTTTTGTTGCTaactaagaaaaaaaaaaaaaactccctcaaaaaaaaaaaaacattttaatGTGTTGTGTAATATATAAGTGGATATACCAACTAAATTGATAAAAAGGTATAGTAGCTACTAGCAAGCAATTAATCATGCTTAGATTTGGACTACATGTGTTCGAATGAGTCAAATTTTAGGAGGTGTGCATTAGAAATTATGTCCATGAAAATGGTTTTGGAATGTATGATTGAACTTGTAGTAACAACTCTTATAGGAGGATTTGcgtatacttcctccgttttttaataCTCGTAATATTTGTGtatttacactattcacatattctatttcaactattgttggtgatttatatgtaagataaaacataatcatgtaAAATCTTGTTAGTTTCgtctaaattttattttcaaaaaagtaactttttataatttttgtttaaagagaattaaatatattaatgatCATGTACATAGGCATGCGTAAAAGTAGTCAACGTTGCAAGTATTAAAAAACAAAGGAAGTATATACTATCGGTCACAAAATATGTACATGCTTCGAATCAAAAGCATcaacaattttaattaactttgtcccaaaaaacaatttttattaataaatggTGATTGGTAAGGAGGTACATTTTGATCCCTATCTATGATAGGGATCAAAATCATGGAGGTTTCATATTGTTTTGTATAGGCACATGCAAGTTAATAGTATTGAGGCCGGGATAACGagaaataatgattttttttttttgggtgttagcacccggttcacccttatggCTAATTCGGATTTGGggcgagttttgggtggataggttccagtcccctcccaattgttgttagAAAACTTTCCGGGAATTGTCCAACTATTGAGGGCGGAGAGGCCCATATCAGATACTAGGTTAGGTCCTGTGCAACCTACGAATGAGACTAAATAATTTGTTTCTCTATTAtgactaatttatttaaaacaaaATCATATCAAATTTTATCATGGGTTGTTGGAAAATtagagaaaattattatttattcgaattataaaGTGATTAGTGCAATCTTAGGTGTTTAGggttttgacaaaaaaatactTAAGTTGGGCAAAAATAAAACACTTATAATACCTTTATCAGGTaaccgttttcttttaaaaTTGAATGATATCCATAATTGTAACTATACTTGTTCCCGCTACATAAAAtggaagaaaataataaaaaaattgtttgtTTAGGTATGGACATATAATTAcacattattttttaaaaactatTGCATGTAGGCTAAgagtataatttatttattttttttgaaaaaaggtttatgaaaatcaaaatactATCTTGATATTACAGTGTAGCAACTTACTACgtatattataaaaacaataatatcaTAAAATTGTGATTTTCCTATTCCTgacatatattttcaaattagtattaatatattatgttaaattttttccATAATCCCAAAATAAATcgtaattttggaaaaaaaaagtataaaaaatcaggaaattaaatattttaaaagattctttaattaaaaatttattttataaaaaaaatgtaaggacacaccaggagatgacacgtgtcattcctggtgtgtcttttagtatatagtattgATGTGTCTCCAAACACATAACTGAGGGCACGGTGGTAATtacattattattttgaaaaCTCTCGAGTACCATATTTGAGAAATATATACCATTTTTGACCTTTTGAGTACCATTTTTCAGCTTCTGGAGAACC encodes:
- the LOC110787713 gene encoding auxin-induced protein 15A, which encodes MGIQLMEKMHAKRILQRTLSNKKVRSTPSSTADVPKGHVVVYVGETYKKRQVIPISYLNHPLFQNVLDVVEEEFGFEHPMGGLTIPCSEDYFSSLISLIRCSS